A single window of Diachasmimorpha longicaudata isolate KC_UGA_2023 chromosome 12, iyDiaLong2, whole genome shotgun sequence DNA harbors:
- the LOC135167796 gene encoding uncharacterized protein LOC135167796 isoform X2, whose translation MKMNVERHVAVDEESPGSSCRRLPSVSSEVSCPHQDISPGSPGSTGLYVTGDHRSLSTSHSPPEDISKNSRRVTAGATAPERIVSVDKRLLGVSDCQQITWLPGSAGVPEVSNASNQRSVISTILSVRDKLSGSIGTLGELGSVEGVNTKINWRSYFRDSSHRDSASNSIDIDNPPEADVDSRKDSAVCLDEDEVLPLTASRRLPRVSTTSFKDNESLDEDPTRRKLLGKYQRPRRESSGYSSNLSTFDEDRRSSTTDALQGLSCLRERRRSSTKRFTRFGRDDEIDRMPTTEIYRKVSSAGIEMPNIEELKEIRDTFQEDLKGPTKLDAFPDIQVTRERRRSAKKSIFDKFDDSDTEMCKRISGIAVEMPNINEDVELNEVDRRRHPGETRELTSRPSKTTLIGNKVVEDRSAGDVSKNSSAMLEHPTSTSPQVVEAPKLREELRGETGGTLEGQKTPEGSRRKLTVRSESARHPEELAGSLIRGQRKRVVHQFSSPCSSSLELERILEKPSEHVPLETTGQGTIIVVNAVRTPSSEEQNEDESESPEEDQKTQTTQKVLPKSIKVYQLLSTQSEDRGDGEPRLMDRRISLQITRQEDESPSGSLASPEDKRLLHADSVPLLKIPAVQEQGVSDVPGVDVRGLSPVRKVSSPGEVGMTQRLLGDNRNVGIRPIYPYCPYSPYGSPQGSPRTRRRPLRESRRVSIDNRQGALQLNQYKLLDTIGQGSFGIVKLAYNEEDESHYAMKILSKKKLMKKAGIFGRMAPGRKGASNPLAKVYREIALLKKLDHPNVVKLVEVLDDPDEDNLYLVFEFVQKGEVLQLPTDKPLDEETARTNFRDVVMGVEYLHYQRIVHRDIKPSNLLVDSEGRVKVADLGVSAELRASGELLSGSAGTPAFAAPETTTPGAQYSGTLCDVWSMGVTLYSLVTGRVPWDGSGSIIGVQAAVRSEPLRYPDKPVLSDDLRDLLSHMLAKDPAMRLPLDAIKSHRWLTNHGNQPLPSEADNCRLPVTVTDEEVARVVTRVPKLDTLILIKTMLKQHSFQNPFLPRRVGKPTAGDAVPSCRKTPGPGASDGTQMRESMKTRTEQFHRAGRSNSAPDSYEWQTNGRQVSVDTSLPPLTEASVQETEIEKR comes from the exons ATGAAAATGAATGtggaaag ACACGTAGCAGTCGACGAAGAGTCCCCAGGCTCCTCCTGCCGACGTTTACCATCGGTATCGTCGGAGGTGAGCTGCCCCCATCAGGATATATCCCCAGGATCTCCTGGGAGCACTGGTCTCTACGTCACTGGTGATCATCGGTCTCTGAGCACAAGTCATTCTCCACCTGAGGACATTTCTAAAAACTCAAGAAGGGTGACTGCTGGTGCTACAGCACCCGAGAGAATCGTCAGTGTTGATAAACGACTGCTGGGTGTGTCAGACTGCCAACAAATCACTTGGTTACCTGGCAGTGCTGGTGTGCCGGAGGTGTCAAATGCCAGTAACCAGAGAAGTGTTATTTCCACGATTCTATCTGTGAGGGACAAATTGTCAGGTAGCATTGGTACCCTGGGGGAACTAGGGAGTGTTGAGGGAGtgaatacaaaaataaattggagATCCTACTTTCGAGACAGCTCCCACCGAGATTCAGCATCAAATTCGATAGATATCGATAACCCCCCGGAGGCTGACGTAGATTCGAGGAAGGACAGTGCTGTCTGCCTGGATGAGGACGAAGTTCTCCCTCTGACAGCATCACGGAGGCTCCCCAGAGTGTCCACCACCTCCTTCAAGGACAATGAGAGCCTCGACGAGGATCCAACTCGTCGTAAACTGCTAGGAAAGTACCAGCGACCGAGACGAGAGAGCAGCGGTTACTCCAGCAACTTGAGTACCTTCGATGAGGACAGAAGGAGCTCGACAACTGATGCCCTTCAAGGCCTGTCATGTCTGCGTGAACGACGAAGATCCTCGACGAAGCGATTCACCAGATTTGGGAGGGACGACGAGATCGATAGAATGCCAACAACAGAGATCTATCGTAAGGTCTCCAGTGCTGGTATCGAGATGCCAAATATCGAGGAGCTCAAGGAGATTCGGGACACATTCCAGGAGGATCTCAAGGGCCCGACTAAACTCGACGCATTTCCGGATATACAAGTGACGAGAGAGCGACGGAGatcagcgaaaaaatcgatattcGATAAGTTTGATGACAGCGATACGGAGATGTGCAAACGAATCAGTGGTATTGCCGTGGAGATGCCGAATATCAATGAGGACGTTGAGCTGAATGAGGTTGACAGGAGGAGGCACCCGGGGGAGACGAGAGAGCTCACCAGCAGACCCTCGAAGACGACCCTGATCGGGAATAAAGTTGTAGAGGATCGATCCGCTGGAGATGTCTCGAAAAACAGCTCCGCGATGCTGGAACATCCGACGTCGACGTCACCTCAGGTCGTGGAGGCTCCAAAACTTCGAGAGGAGCTGCGGGGGGAGACTGGGGGGACGCTGGAGGGCCAGAAGACGCCGGAAGGAAGTCGGAGGAAGCTGACAGTGAGATCGGAGAGTGCTAGGCATCCGGAGGAGCTGGCAGGGAGTCTGATACGAGGTCAGAGGAAGCGAGTTGTCCATCAATTCAGTTCTCCATGCTCCTCAAGCCTGGAGCTGGAGAGGATCCTGGAGAAGCCATCCGAACATGTGCCGTTGGAGACGACTGGGCAGGGTACGATAATCGTCGTCAACGCTGTGCGAACACCTTCGTCGGAAGAGCAAAATGAAGATGAGTCGGAAAGTCCTGAGGAGGACCAGAAGACCCAGACGACCCAGAAGGTCCTCCCCAAATCTATTAAAGTGTATCAGCTCCTGTCGACGCAGTCCGAGGACCGGGGGGACGGTGAACCGAGGTTGATGGATCGACGTATCTCTCTGCAGATAACTAGACAAGAGGATGAATCACCGTCGGGGAGTCTGGCATCGCCAGAGGACAAGAGGCTTCTGCATGCTGACAGTGTTCCTCTTCTGAAAATTCCTGCTGTCCAGGAGCAGGGGGTGAGCGATGTCCCGGGGGTGGATGTGAGGGGATTGTCACCGGTGAGAAAGGTATCATCACCTGGTGAAGTAGGCATGACGCAGAGATTGCTCGGGGACAATAGAAACGTTGGGATCAGACCTATCTACCCTTACTGCCCCTATTCACCGTATGGTAGTCCACAGGGATCACCAAGAACAAGGAGACGACCCCTGCGGGAGAGTAGGCGGGTTTCCATAGACAATAGACAGGGTGCACTGCAACTGAATCAATACAAGTTGCTTGACACTATAGGACAG GGATCGTTTGGGATTGTTAAACTTGCGTACAACGAGGAGGACGAGAGTCATTATGCCATGAAAAtactgagtaaaaaaaaattaatgaaaaaagctGGAATATTTGGTCGTATGGCACCTGGAAGAAAGGGGGCATCCAATCCACTTGCCAAAGTTTACCGTGAGATAGCATTGTTGAAGAAGTTGGATCATCCAAATGTGGTGAAACTTGTTGAGGTGTTGGACGACCCCGACGAGGATAATTTGTATTTGGTGTTCGAGTTTGTGCAGAAGGGCGAAGTACTGCAGTTGCCAACGGATAAGCCCCTGGATGAGGAAACTGCCAGAACGAATTTTCGTGATGTGGTTATGGGAGTGGAATACT TGCATTACCAGAGAATTGTTCATCGCGATATAAAGCCCAGTAACTTACTGGTTGACAGTGAGGGCCGTGTGAAGGTCGCGGACTTGGGTGTCAGTGCGGAATTGAGGGCATCCGGTGAACTTCTGTCTGGCTCAGCTGGTACACCAGCATTCGCTGCCCCTGAAACCACAACCCCAGGTGCTCAATATTCCGGAACG CTGTGTGACGTCTGGTCAATGGGAGTCACCCTGTACTCCCTCGTAACCGGAAGAGTACCCTGGGACGGATCCGGAAGTATAATAGGTGTCCAAGCCGCTGTTCGGTCCGAGCCCTTGCGTTATCCCGATAAGCCCGTGTTATCGGACGATTTACGTGACTTGCTGTCGCACATGCTTGCCAAGGATCCGGCAATGAGGCTTCCATTGGACGCCATTAAGAGCCACCGGTGGCTGACCAATCATGGAAATCAACCACTACCCAGCGAGGCTGACAACTGTCGACTTCCGGTTACAGTCACTGATGAGGAAGTTGCACGAGTCGTTACTCGAGTACCAAAACTAGACACACTCATTCTCATCAAGACGATGCTGAAGCAGCACAGCTTCCAG aatccATTTCTACCGAGGAGGGTCGGCAAACCAACGGCGGGTGACGCTGTCCCAAGCTGTCGGAAGACTCCAGGCCCTGGGGCCAGTGATGGGACCCAAATGAGGGAGTCCATGAAGACCAGAACCGAGCAATTTCATCGAGCTGGGAGAAGCAACTCCGCACCCGATTCTTACGAATGGCAGACGAATGGAAG GCAAGTGTCTGTTGACACGTCACTGCCACCATTGACAGAGGCCAGTGTTCAGGAGACGGAAATTGAGAAACGGTGA
- the LOC135167796 gene encoding uncharacterized protein LOC135167796 isoform X1, whose translation MKLGDNRTTVKACNLWGDVCQRKTRPPRIGEIPRHVAVDEESPGSSCRRLPSVSSEVSCPHQDISPGSPGSTGLYVTGDHRSLSTSHSPPEDISKNSRRVTAGATAPERIVSVDKRLLGVSDCQQITWLPGSAGVPEVSNASNQRSVISTILSVRDKLSGSIGTLGELGSVEGVNTKINWRSYFRDSSHRDSASNSIDIDNPPEADVDSRKDSAVCLDEDEVLPLTASRRLPRVSTTSFKDNESLDEDPTRRKLLGKYQRPRRESSGYSSNLSTFDEDRRSSTTDALQGLSCLRERRRSSTKRFTRFGRDDEIDRMPTTEIYRKVSSAGIEMPNIEELKEIRDTFQEDLKGPTKLDAFPDIQVTRERRRSAKKSIFDKFDDSDTEMCKRISGIAVEMPNINEDVELNEVDRRRHPGETRELTSRPSKTTLIGNKVVEDRSAGDVSKNSSAMLEHPTSTSPQVVEAPKLREELRGETGGTLEGQKTPEGSRRKLTVRSESARHPEELAGSLIRGQRKRVVHQFSSPCSSSLELERILEKPSEHVPLETTGQGTIIVVNAVRTPSSEEQNEDESESPEEDQKTQTTQKVLPKSIKVYQLLSTQSEDRGDGEPRLMDRRISLQITRQEDESPSGSLASPEDKRLLHADSVPLLKIPAVQEQGVSDVPGVDVRGLSPVRKVSSPGEVGMTQRLLGDNRNVGIRPIYPYCPYSPYGSPQGSPRTRRRPLRESRRVSIDNRQGALQLNQYKLLDTIGQGSFGIVKLAYNEEDESHYAMKILSKKKLMKKAGIFGRMAPGRKGASNPLAKVYREIALLKKLDHPNVVKLVEVLDDPDEDNLYLVFEFVQKGEVLQLPTDKPLDEETARTNFRDVVMGVEYLHYQRIVHRDIKPSNLLVDSEGRVKVADLGVSAELRASGELLSGSAGTPAFAAPETTTPGAQYSGTLCDVWSMGVTLYSLVTGRVPWDGSGSIIGVQAAVRSEPLRYPDKPVLSDDLRDLLSHMLAKDPAMRLPLDAIKSHRWLTNHGNQPLPSEADNCRLPVTVTDEEVARVVTRVPKLDTLILIKTMLKQHSFQNPFLPRRVGKPTAGDAVPSCRKTPGPGASDGTQMRESMKTRTEQFHRAGRSNSAPDSYEWQTNGRQVSVDTSLPPLTEASVQETEIEKR comes from the exons ACACGTAGCAGTCGACGAAGAGTCCCCAGGCTCCTCCTGCCGACGTTTACCATCGGTATCGTCGGAGGTGAGCTGCCCCCATCAGGATATATCCCCAGGATCTCCTGGGAGCACTGGTCTCTACGTCACTGGTGATCATCGGTCTCTGAGCACAAGTCATTCTCCACCTGAGGACATTTCTAAAAACTCAAGAAGGGTGACTGCTGGTGCTACAGCACCCGAGAGAATCGTCAGTGTTGATAAACGACTGCTGGGTGTGTCAGACTGCCAACAAATCACTTGGTTACCTGGCAGTGCTGGTGTGCCGGAGGTGTCAAATGCCAGTAACCAGAGAAGTGTTATTTCCACGATTCTATCTGTGAGGGACAAATTGTCAGGTAGCATTGGTACCCTGGGGGAACTAGGGAGTGTTGAGGGAGtgaatacaaaaataaattggagATCCTACTTTCGAGACAGCTCCCACCGAGATTCAGCATCAAATTCGATAGATATCGATAACCCCCCGGAGGCTGACGTAGATTCGAGGAAGGACAGTGCTGTCTGCCTGGATGAGGACGAAGTTCTCCCTCTGACAGCATCACGGAGGCTCCCCAGAGTGTCCACCACCTCCTTCAAGGACAATGAGAGCCTCGACGAGGATCCAACTCGTCGTAAACTGCTAGGAAAGTACCAGCGACCGAGACGAGAGAGCAGCGGTTACTCCAGCAACTTGAGTACCTTCGATGAGGACAGAAGGAGCTCGACAACTGATGCCCTTCAAGGCCTGTCATGTCTGCGTGAACGACGAAGATCCTCGACGAAGCGATTCACCAGATTTGGGAGGGACGACGAGATCGATAGAATGCCAACAACAGAGATCTATCGTAAGGTCTCCAGTGCTGGTATCGAGATGCCAAATATCGAGGAGCTCAAGGAGATTCGGGACACATTCCAGGAGGATCTCAAGGGCCCGACTAAACTCGACGCATTTCCGGATATACAAGTGACGAGAGAGCGACGGAGatcagcgaaaaaatcgatattcGATAAGTTTGATGACAGCGATACGGAGATGTGCAAACGAATCAGTGGTATTGCCGTGGAGATGCCGAATATCAATGAGGACGTTGAGCTGAATGAGGTTGACAGGAGGAGGCACCCGGGGGAGACGAGAGAGCTCACCAGCAGACCCTCGAAGACGACCCTGATCGGGAATAAAGTTGTAGAGGATCGATCCGCTGGAGATGTCTCGAAAAACAGCTCCGCGATGCTGGAACATCCGACGTCGACGTCACCTCAGGTCGTGGAGGCTCCAAAACTTCGAGAGGAGCTGCGGGGGGAGACTGGGGGGACGCTGGAGGGCCAGAAGACGCCGGAAGGAAGTCGGAGGAAGCTGACAGTGAGATCGGAGAGTGCTAGGCATCCGGAGGAGCTGGCAGGGAGTCTGATACGAGGTCAGAGGAAGCGAGTTGTCCATCAATTCAGTTCTCCATGCTCCTCAAGCCTGGAGCTGGAGAGGATCCTGGAGAAGCCATCCGAACATGTGCCGTTGGAGACGACTGGGCAGGGTACGATAATCGTCGTCAACGCTGTGCGAACACCTTCGTCGGAAGAGCAAAATGAAGATGAGTCGGAAAGTCCTGAGGAGGACCAGAAGACCCAGACGACCCAGAAGGTCCTCCCCAAATCTATTAAAGTGTATCAGCTCCTGTCGACGCAGTCCGAGGACCGGGGGGACGGTGAACCGAGGTTGATGGATCGACGTATCTCTCTGCAGATAACTAGACAAGAGGATGAATCACCGTCGGGGAGTCTGGCATCGCCAGAGGACAAGAGGCTTCTGCATGCTGACAGTGTTCCTCTTCTGAAAATTCCTGCTGTCCAGGAGCAGGGGGTGAGCGATGTCCCGGGGGTGGATGTGAGGGGATTGTCACCGGTGAGAAAGGTATCATCACCTGGTGAAGTAGGCATGACGCAGAGATTGCTCGGGGACAATAGAAACGTTGGGATCAGACCTATCTACCCTTACTGCCCCTATTCACCGTATGGTAGTCCACAGGGATCACCAAGAACAAGGAGACGACCCCTGCGGGAGAGTAGGCGGGTTTCCATAGACAATAGACAGGGTGCACTGCAACTGAATCAATACAAGTTGCTTGACACTATAGGACAG GGATCGTTTGGGATTGTTAAACTTGCGTACAACGAGGAGGACGAGAGTCATTATGCCATGAAAAtactgagtaaaaaaaaattaatgaaaaaagctGGAATATTTGGTCGTATGGCACCTGGAAGAAAGGGGGCATCCAATCCACTTGCCAAAGTTTACCGTGAGATAGCATTGTTGAAGAAGTTGGATCATCCAAATGTGGTGAAACTTGTTGAGGTGTTGGACGACCCCGACGAGGATAATTTGTATTTGGTGTTCGAGTTTGTGCAGAAGGGCGAAGTACTGCAGTTGCCAACGGATAAGCCCCTGGATGAGGAAACTGCCAGAACGAATTTTCGTGATGTGGTTATGGGAGTGGAATACT TGCATTACCAGAGAATTGTTCATCGCGATATAAAGCCCAGTAACTTACTGGTTGACAGTGAGGGCCGTGTGAAGGTCGCGGACTTGGGTGTCAGTGCGGAATTGAGGGCATCCGGTGAACTTCTGTCTGGCTCAGCTGGTACACCAGCATTCGCTGCCCCTGAAACCACAACCCCAGGTGCTCAATATTCCGGAACG CTGTGTGACGTCTGGTCAATGGGAGTCACCCTGTACTCCCTCGTAACCGGAAGAGTACCCTGGGACGGATCCGGAAGTATAATAGGTGTCCAAGCCGCTGTTCGGTCCGAGCCCTTGCGTTATCCCGATAAGCCCGTGTTATCGGACGATTTACGTGACTTGCTGTCGCACATGCTTGCCAAGGATCCGGCAATGAGGCTTCCATTGGACGCCATTAAGAGCCACCGGTGGCTGACCAATCATGGAAATCAACCACTACCCAGCGAGGCTGACAACTGTCGACTTCCGGTTACAGTCACTGATGAGGAAGTTGCACGAGTCGTTACTCGAGTACCAAAACTAGACACACTCATTCTCATCAAGACGATGCTGAAGCAGCACAGCTTCCAG aatccATTTCTACCGAGGAGGGTCGGCAAACCAACGGCGGGTGACGCTGTCCCAAGCTGTCGGAAGACTCCAGGCCCTGGGGCCAGTGATGGGACCCAAATGAGGGAGTCCATGAAGACCAGAACCGAGCAATTTCATCGAGCTGGGAGAAGCAACTCCGCACCCGATTCTTACGAATGGCAGACGAATGGAAG GCAAGTGTCTGTTGACACGTCACTGCCACCATTGACAGAGGCCAGTGTTCAGGAGACGGAAATTGAGAAACGGTGA